DNA sequence from the Amycolatopsis sp. Hca4 genome:
CCACCACCCGGGACGCCGGGGTCGCGACGATCCGGATCGACCGGCCGCCGGCCAACGCCGTCGATCCGGCCATGATCGCGGAGTTCCGCGAGGTGTTGCCGCCGCTGGCCGACGACCCCGAGGTGCGGTGCCTGGTCATCACCGGCACGGGCAAGTTCTTCATCGCCGGCGCCGACATCGCCGTCATGCGGGACCTGTCCGACGTCAACCAGGCGAAGATGCGCGGCTGGATCGACGTGCAGCGGATCCTGGAACGGGCTCCGAAGCCGGTGATCGCCGCCATGAACGGCCACGCCCTCGGCGGCGGCGCCGAGCTGGCCTTGGCCTGCGACCTGCGGATCCTCTCGGCCGCGGCGAGCTTTGGGTACCCGGAGATCACCCTCGGCCTGTTCCCCGGGGCCGGTGGCAGCCAGCGGCTCCCCCGGCTCGTCGGACCGCACCGGGCCAAGCGGCTGATGATCGAGGGCACGCGCCTCACCGCTCAACAGGCCCTCGAGTTCGGCTTGGTGGATCGCGTGGTCGACCCCGGGCTGTTCGACGCCGCGGTGGCCGAGGAGGCCCGGCTGCTCGCGGCCAAACCGACCGCGGCCATCGGCATCCTCAAGCGGGTCGTCGACGAAGGCCACGGCCTGCCGATCGAGGAAGCCTTGCTGCGCGAAGGGAAAGGCGTCACGGAGCTGACCCGCACCGCGGACGCCGCCGAAGGCCTGCAAGCCTTCCTCGACAAGCGGCCGCCACGGTTCATCGGACACTGAAAAGGGGCGGCGCCTTTCGCAGGCGCCGCCCCTCTTCTCAGTACTGGGCGACCATCGGGGTGTCCACGCCGAGGTCGCCGAGCGTGCCCGCGCCGCCGGGGTCGCCCAGCGGCGCGTCCCGGCCGGGCAGTGGCTGCTCGAAGAAGGCGATCGAGTCGGTGACGAACACTGCCTTGCTCTCGTCGCCACGCGCCTTGCGGTCGACGAAGATGGCGTCCACCGGGCACTCCGGTTCGCAGGCGCCGCACTCGATGCACTCGTTGGTGTTGATGTAGCTCTTGCGCTCGCCGACGTAGATGCAGTCGACGGGGCAGACGTCCAGGCACGCGCGGTCGGTGACGTCGATGCAGTTGGCGC
Encoded proteins:
- a CDS encoding enoyl-CoA hydratase/isomerase family protein gives rise to the protein MPVLTTTRDAGVATIRIDRPPANAVDPAMIAEFREVLPPLADDPEVRCLVITGTGKFFIAGADIAVMRDLSDVNQAKMRGWIDVQRILERAPKPVIAAMNGHALGGGAELALACDLRILSAAASFGYPEITLGLFPGAGGSQRLPRLVGPHRAKRLMIEGTRLTAQQALEFGLVDRVVDPGLFDAAVAEEARLLAAKPTAAIGILKRVVDEGHGLPIEEALLREGKGVTELTRTADAAEGLQAFLDKRPPRFIGH
- a CDS encoding ferredoxin family protein gives rise to the protein MAYVIGANCIDVTDRACLDVCPVDCIYVGERKSYINTNECIECGACEPECPVDAIFVDRKARGDESKAVFVTDSIAFFEQPLPGRDAPLGDPGGAGTLGDLGVDTPMVAQY